Within the Sulfurospirillum barnesii SES-3 genome, the region GCCTTTGTATTATGGTATTAGCCTTGAAGAGATTGATGCCGTGTGTGAGATTTTAAGGCAATGGAGCGAGTGTTAATGGCACATTTATACATTTTTGGAACGATTTTTTTTACCGTTTATGGGCAGTTGGTTATTAAGTGGCGTATTCCAAATTACGGGCATTTGCCTGAAGCAACGCTTGAAAAAATGATTTTTTTATTGAAGCTCTTTTTAGACCCCTTTATTTTGAGCGGATTTGTCTCCGCTTTTGTGGCATCATTGTGTTGGATGGCGGCGATGACAAAGTTTGAACTAAGCTATGCGTATCCCTTTATGGGACTCACGTTTGTGGTTGTTTTTGTCTCTTCCGTGTTTCTTTTTTCAGAGAGTGTGACACTCTATAAAGTCCTTGGACTTGCTTTAATTGTCTTAGGAATTTTTATCTCCAGTCGTGCGTAAAAAAGGCGAAAATCAATTCGCCTTTTTTACATGTAAAGATTATTGTCTGCCTTTACCACGTCTGTCTTGCATACGATCTAACTGTCCT harbors:
- a CDS encoding EamA family transporter; translated protein: MAHLYIFGTIFFTVYGQLVIKWRIPNYGHLPEATLEKMIFLLKLFLDPFILSGFVSAFVASLCWMAAMTKFELSYAYPFMGLTFVVVFVSSVFLFSESVTLYKVLGLALIVLGIFISSRA